A region from the Rhodothermia bacterium genome encodes:
- a CDS encoding zinc ribbon domain-containing protein, translating to MSSLNFCPQCGTKLQSGDAFCPSCGSRLVVEPPQPIANLYDAPSQRTRPLAPEAEMKIEALADRDFVTVPPTQPLPAEPIEEEGGPQPSLVRSNKTNAFPKILVVGLVVLLAGAGGWYWWKNIAPEPVTQTPTNVLENRQSVLPVTGSSGIKLADFDGVWRSYWANSSQEQEIRIGNPEDDLFIEVRGNDLKMYPRSNKVGGADLGTTCGTMDGRQITCETWEKASPGTKYRLKLELSSDKTDLKVTEIPDIATEPVIIKCKRVSAGDGAPDERLVDPTAYEVPDSPIPLSQSYFPPVTGPLSEKQAIDRVRLIPEVKDWLRLLKEKGAKAFIEVNHSEDGKYVIRCYEIVNDEGMGHTATQGWYSVDKQTGFVDFYLP from the coding sequence ATGTCGAGCCTTAACTTTTGCCCACAATGCGGCACAAAATTACAATCGGGCGATGCCTTTTGCCCTTCTTGTGGATCTCGCCTTGTGGTAGAACCTCCGCAGCCTATTGCAAATCTTTATGATGCACCCTCCCAGCGCACTCGGCCTTTAGCACCAGAGGCCGAGATGAAAATAGAGGCCCTAGCAGACCGTGATTTTGTAACCGTTCCGCCAACCCAGCCTTTGCCAGCCGAGCCTATAGAAGAAGAGGGGGGTCCTCAACCATCTTTGGTTCGCTCAAATAAGACCAACGCCTTTCCAAAAATCTTGGTTGTGGGCTTGGTGGTATTGCTTGCCGGAGCGGGTGGTTGGTATTGGTGGAAAAACATAGCACCCGAACCCGTTACCCAAACCCCAACGAACGTTCTTGAAAACCGACAATCTGTTTTGCCCGTTACAGGTTCATCGGGTATAAAATTGGCAGATTTTGATGGGGTTTGGCGTTCCTACTGGGCCAATAGCTCCCAAGAACAGGAAATCAGAATTGGAAATCCAGAAGATGATCTCTTTATAGAAGTGCGCGGAAACGACCTGAAAATGTATCCACGATCCAATAAAGTAGGAGGCGCGGACTTGGGAACAACGTGCGGGACGATGGATGGACGCCAAATAACTTGTGAAACATGGGAAAAAGCCTCGCCCGGAACCAAATATCGCCTCAAATTGGAATTAAGCTCGGATAAAACAGACTTGAAAGTGACTGAAATACCCGATATCGCCACCGAGCCAGTCATCATTAAGTGTAAGCGCGTGTCGGCTGGGGATGGCGCACCAGATGAGAGATTGGTAGATCCAACGGCTTATGAAGTGCCGGATTCGCCAATACCCCTAAGCCAATCCTATTTCCCGCCTGTCACAGGGCCATTGTCCGAAAAGCAAGCGATAGACCGCGTCCGGTTGATTCCAGAGGTTAAAGACTGGCTCCGTCTGCTGAAAGAGAAAGGTGCAAAAGCCTTTATCGAGGTCAATCATTCCGAGGATGGGAAATATGTTATTCGCTGTTACGAAATCGTGAACGATGAAGGGATGGGGCATACGGCTACCCAAGGCTGGTATAGCGTGGACAAACAAACGGGATTTGTAGATTTTTATCTGCCTTGA